The following are from one region of the Lepeophtheirus salmonis chromosome 8, UVic_Lsal_1.4, whole genome shotgun sequence genome:
- the LOC139906162 gene encoding uncharacterized protein, which yields MLSPGNCKQIDYGAISLKKQLDSPRIKEEHHNCEIPPPIPPILASFKEAVIRYITEFVILKLQEPPCFISCKSTLTDSSKVNHSSLTLIKRKDLGRLIYPSHNAILVCQETEKLIHDSIDSQGFVNFFENSDDAEGVRIENVHAFEDKMV from the exons ATGCTTAGTCCTGGAAACTGTAAGCAGATAGACTACGGagctatttctttaaaaaagcaGTTAGATAGTCCTCGAATTAAAGAAGAACATCATAATTGTGAGATTCCACCTCCCATCCCTCCTATACTCGCTTCATTTAAGGAAGCTGTGATCAGGTATATCACTGAATTTGTCATCCTCAAATTGCAAGAACCTCCTTGTTTCATCTCATGCAAATCAACGTTGACAGATTCATCCAAAGTTAATCACAGCAGTTTAACATTGATTAAAAGGAAAGATTTAGGAAGGCTGATATACCCTTCACATAATGCAATTCTTGTCTGTcaagaaactgaaaaattaattcatgattCAATTGACAGCCaa GGATTCGTCAATTTCTTTGAGAACAGTGATGATGCTGAAGGGGTCAGAATTGAAAATGTGCATGCCTTTGAGGACAAGATGGTCTGA